Proteins from a single region of Ammoniphilus oxalaticus:
- a CDS encoding TraR/DksA C4-type zinc finger protein, translating to MLSPEQLSSLRTELLREEQDLRERMEENNHYDLDKAMIKESLGELSSYDNHPADHGSELFERQKDIALNEHAEEHLQDVQAALNAIEQGAYGSCEICSKAIPYERLQALPTATRCMEHSPNKTVSQDRPIEEEVLDPPFGQFDFDEQDTTMYDAEDAWQDVARYGSSDTPSDFFDQKKTDYNEMFLESDEPIGFTEAVEEFLMADLEGNFIGIAQSPVHDAYEDELDDEGIISITGGFGHPMWDYDQQ from the coding sequence ATGCTTTCTCCCGAACAATTATCCAGTTTACGAACCGAGTTGTTGCGTGAAGAGCAGGATTTGCGGGAACGTATGGAGGAAAACAATCATTATGATCTAGACAAGGCGATGATTAAGGAATCGCTTGGTGAATTATCTAGCTACGATAACCATCCAGCCGATCATGGTTCGGAGTTGTTCGAAAGGCAAAAAGACATTGCCCTTAATGAACACGCCGAGGAACACTTACAAGACGTCCAAGCTGCTTTAAACGCAATTGAGCAAGGCGCGTATGGAAGTTGTGAGATTTGTTCCAAAGCGATCCCCTATGAAAGGCTGCAAGCTTTGCCGACAGCGACGCGATGTATGGAGCATTCGCCAAACAAGACAGTTTCACAAGATCGGCCCATAGAAGAGGAAGTCCTGGACCCGCCTTTTGGCCAATTTGATTTTGATGAACAGGATACAACAATGTATGACGCGGAGGATGCGTGGCAAGATGTCGCTCGCTATGGCTCATCAGATACGCCATCTGACTTTTTTGATCAAAAGAAAACGGACTATAACGAAATGTTTCTCGAATCCGATGAACCGATTGGCTTTACGGAAGCGGTAGAAGAATTCCTAATGGCTGATTTGGAAGGTAATTTTATCGGAATTGCTCAAAGTCCTGTGCATGACGCCTATGAAGATGAACTGGACGATGAGGGGATCATATCGATTACAGGCGGGTTTGGTCACCCAATGTGGGATTACGATCAACAATAA
- a CDS encoding cation:proton antiporter — translation MLIVQLAIILIASKIAGDISVRLNQPSVLGKLLVGILLGPTVLGLIENTQILHEISQLGVILLMFIAGLETSLGQFRQTGKAAVYVGLAGIIAPVALGFAMGELLGLSGGEALFIGLLLAATSVSISVQALRELGMLQSKEGTTILGAAVIDDVVVIVLLAFLMSTIGGDVALAPVLLRIVAFFFIVTILSFCVPFFVKRFSRLRVTEATLTAGVIVCFLFAALAEYSGVAAIIGAYVAGIAINVTRYGRELTKKVETISYSLFVPVFFASIGLSVDFSGIGEYFYIIVLFSALAIVSKLVGGALGAKAAGFTWGQSMGIGSAMVSRGEVALIIAGIGLQAGFLNETLFSVMIIVVLVTTLVTPPLMKWFFARNQTS, via the coding sequence ATGTTGATTGTCCAATTAGCGATTATTTTAATCGCGTCTAAAATTGCGGGGGATATCAGTGTTCGTTTGAACCAGCCGTCCGTGCTCGGAAAGTTGTTGGTTGGTATTCTGTTAGGTCCGACGGTGTTAGGACTTATTGAAAATACCCAAATTTTGCATGAAATCAGTCAATTAGGTGTTATTTTATTGATGTTTATTGCCGGGCTTGAGACGAGTTTGGGCCAATTCAGACAGACGGGTAAAGCGGCTGTCTATGTTGGATTAGCGGGGATAATTGCCCCGGTTGCGCTCGGTTTCGCGATGGGTGAACTGCTAGGCTTAAGCGGCGGAGAGGCGCTCTTTATTGGACTATTGTTGGCTGCGACAAGCGTGAGTATTTCGGTGCAAGCATTACGCGAACTTGGCATGTTACAGTCGAAAGAAGGGACAACCATTCTAGGCGCCGCAGTGATTGATGATGTTGTTGTGATTGTATTGTTAGCTTTCTTAATGAGTACGATCGGTGGCGATGTTGCGCTCGCGCCCGTCTTGCTGAGGATCGTCGCATTCTTTTTCATTGTTACAATCTTATCGTTTTGCGTTCCATTTTTTGTGAAAAGGTTTTCGCGCTTGCGCGTGACCGAGGCCACACTCACAGCCGGTGTGATCGTCTGCTTCCTGTTCGCAGCTTTAGCGGAATATTCCGGGGTGGCGGCTATTATTGGGGCGTATGTCGCGGGTATTGCGATTAATGTGACGCGATATGGTCGAGAACTCACTAAAAAGGTGGAAACGATCAGCTACTCGCTATTTGTGCCCGTCTTCTTTGCCTCGATCGGTTTATCCGTCGATTTTTCGGGCATCGGGGAGTACTTCTACATCATTGTGTTATTTTCAGCTCTCGCGATTGTTTCTAAGTTAGTGGGTGGAGCCCTTGGAGCTAAAGCGGCTGGATTTACGTGGGGTCAATCAATGGGAATTGGTTCAGCGATGGTCTCGCGTGGAGAGGTAGCGTTAATCATTGCCGGGATTGGCTTACAGGCGGGGTTTTTAAACGAAACATTGTTTTCTGTGATGATTATTGTCGTGTTGGTCACGACGCTTGTCACACCGCCGCTGATGAAGTGGTTCTTTGCTCGGAACCAGACAAGTTAA
- a CDS encoding nitroreductase family protein, which translates to MDYQQFKEIIHGRRSVRNFSDQKVSVEIVEELIDCARYAPSDTNSQTWEFIAVLNEDMIKEISDMTWTRLHAFADESKKRGLEREARLLVRSFGPYATAFENAPALIVCLATPYESKFRDRIFDPIGFVGDDVWNEEGIKSSCLAIQNLMLAAHAMGLGTCPMTGPVLAAEEQLRAYLNIEPFKQINMVIALGYPEEQPRKLPRKEVSEILKVIP; encoded by the coding sequence ATGGACTATCAACAATTTAAAGAAATCATCCACGGAAGAAGAAGCGTTCGAAATTTTTCAGATCAAAAGGTAAGTGTTGAAATTGTCGAAGAATTGATTGATTGCGCTCGATATGCCCCTAGCGACACCAATTCCCAAACATGGGAATTTATCGCCGTACTTAATGAGGACATGATCAAAGAAATTTCAGATATGACCTGGACCCGATTACACGCCTTTGCCGATGAATCAAAAAAACGTGGCTTAGAGCGAGAAGCGCGCCTACTTGTCCGCTCATTTGGACCGTATGCTACTGCTTTTGAAAACGCGCCGGCCCTAATCGTCTGTTTGGCTACACCTTATGAATCAAAATTTAGGGACCGAATTTTTGACCCGATTGGATTTGTCGGAGATGATGTTTGGAATGAGGAGGGCATCAAAAGCAGCTGCCTAGCGATTCAAAATTTGATGCTAGCCGCCCATGCAATGGGACTGGGCACCTGCCCGATGACAGGACCCGTATTGGCTGCGGAGGAACAATTAAGAGCTTATTTGAATATCGAGCCATTTAAGCAGATCAATATGGTCATCGCTTTAGGATATCCCGAGGAACAGCCACGCAAGCTGCCTCGTAAAGAGGTTAGTGAAATTTTAAAGGTGATTCCTTAA
- a CDS encoding spore germination protein, with product MGRRSSKKKEIVNQLQFQFVEQFKAVPISGRLKENLAQVQAFATDNSDYVIREFRLKDSVAAFVFYVDGLVSGEQVDFALKEMMLLEGGFSQLNSLESRVVAVSQMGQAHQFADVLLGVLSGDTALFVEGNQKASLLGLRGPQMRSVSEPELETAVRGPREGFIENIRINTSLLRRKLKTPFLKMKPMIVGKQSNTDVIITYMEGVVDPALVEEVTKRIEKIDIDAVFESGYIEEFIQDNAHSPFPQLQYTERPDTLAASLLEGRVGIMVDGTPMVLIAPITFWTLLQANEDYYERFKLGTLIRWMRYVFFLMGLLGSSIYIAVTTYHQALLPTSLLLSVAASREQVPFPAVIEAFILEISFEALREAGVRLPKAVGQAVSILGGLVVGQAAVEAGIVSAAMVIVVAGAGIASFTIPRYNMTISIRLLRFIFMILASLFGIYGILVGLIILIGHLANLRSFGVPYLSPISPLSTPDLKDVLWRAPWWMQKERPSFMSLRDTQRMGDELVDEIKRDGGQTGKDIDHDEPKKGE from the coding sequence ATGGGAAGGCGCAGTTCAAAGAAAAAAGAGATTGTCAACCAGTTGCAATTTCAGTTTGTGGAGCAATTTAAGGCTGTGCCAATCAGCGGGCGACTGAAGGAAAATCTCGCTCAAGTTCAAGCCTTCGCAACGGATAATTCGGATTATGTGATTCGAGAATTTCGCCTAAAGGACAGCGTGGCTGCTTTTGTGTTTTATGTTGATGGCCTTGTATCAGGAGAACAAGTCGATTTTGCGCTGAAGGAAATGATGTTGTTAGAAGGCGGCTTTTCACAGTTAAATTCACTGGAGTCGCGTGTGGTCGCCGTTTCTCAAATGGGACAGGCCCATCAATTTGCGGACGTCTTACTAGGGGTACTGAGCGGAGATACCGCTTTATTTGTGGAAGGCAATCAAAAAGCTTCTTTGTTAGGACTGCGCGGGCCGCAGATGCGTTCGGTTAGCGAACCGGAGTTAGAGACGGCTGTGCGTGGACCACGTGAAGGTTTTATCGAAAATATACGAATTAATACGTCGTTATTGCGGCGGAAGTTGAAGACTCCCTTTCTCAAGATGAAGCCGATGATTGTCGGCAAGCAAAGCAATACAGATGTCATTATTACGTACATGGAAGGTGTTGTTGATCCCGCGTTGGTGGAGGAAGTGACGAAGCGAATCGAGAAAATTGATATTGATGCGGTCTTCGAATCAGGCTATATAGAGGAATTTATTCAAGACAATGCCCACTCTCCCTTTCCCCAATTGCAATATACAGAACGTCCGGACACGTTAGCCGCTTCGTTATTAGAAGGACGCGTTGGAATTATGGTTGATGGAACTCCAATGGTTTTGATAGCCCCGATTACATTTTGGACGTTATTGCAGGCGAATGAAGATTACTACGAACGTTTTAAACTTGGAACATTGATCCGTTGGATGCGATACGTCTTTTTTTTAATGGGGCTGCTCGGTTCTTCTATTTACATTGCGGTCACAACGTATCACCAGGCATTGTTGCCTACCTCATTATTGCTCAGCGTTGCCGCAAGTCGGGAGCAAGTTCCCTTTCCCGCGGTAATTGAAGCGTTTATATTGGAAATTTCTTTCGAAGCGTTGCGCGAGGCGGGAGTCCGTTTACCAAAAGCGGTCGGGCAAGCCGTTTCTATTCTGGGCGGGCTTGTCGTTGGACAGGCTGCGGTTGAAGCGGGGATCGTCTCAGCCGCGATGGTGATCGTCGTCGCGGGCGCGGGGATCGCTTCGTTTACAATTCCGCGTTACAATATGACAATTTCGATTCGTTTGCTACGCTTTATATTTATGATTCTTGCGTCTTTGTTTGGCATTTATGGCATTTTAGTCGGTTTGATTATTTTGATCGGGCATCTAGCTAATTTACGTTCGTTTGGGGTCCCCTATCTGTCGCCGATCAGTCCGCTTTCGACGCCTGACTTAAAAGATGTGTTGTGGAGGGCTCCTTGGTGGATGCAAAAAGAGCGGCCTTCTTTTATGTCCTTGCGCGATACGCAACGGATGGGCGATGAATTGGTCGATGAAATTAAGCGCGATGGAGGGCAAACCGGCAAAGATATTGACCATGATGAACCAAAGAAAGGGGAATAA